The following proteins come from a genomic window of Coffea arabica cultivar ET-39 chromosome 11c, Coffea Arabica ET-39 HiFi, whole genome shotgun sequence:
- the LOC140004328 gene encoding geranylgeranyl transferase type-1 subunit beta-like isoform X1, whose translation MKNLQQSDGSFMPTHYGAETNLHFVFCAVAICFLLGNWSGLDREKAKDYIIECQSYDGGFGLIPGSESHGEWTQLCMILASA comes from the exons ATGAAAAACCTTCAGCAGTCAGATGGGAG TTTTATGCCTACTCATTATGGTGCAGAGACAAATCTCCATTTTGTATTTTGTGCAG TGGCCATCTGCTTTTTGTTGGGCAATTGGAGTGGTCTGGACAGAGAGAAAGCAAAGGATTACATAATAGAGTGTCAG TCATATGATGGTGGTTTTGGGTTGATTCCTGGTTCGGAATCACATGGTGAGTGGACACAATTGTGTATGATCTTGGCATCTGCTTGA
- the LOC140004328 gene encoding geranylgeranyl transferase type-1 subunit beta-like isoform X2 translates to MVFMPTHYGAETNLHFVFCAVAICFLLGNWSGLDREKAKDYIIECQSYDGGFGLIPGSESHGEWTQLCMILASA, encoded by the exons ATGGT TTTTATGCCTACTCATTATGGTGCAGAGACAAATCTCCATTTTGTATTTTGTGCAG TGGCCATCTGCTTTTTGTTGGGCAATTGGAGTGGTCTGGACAGAGAGAAAGCAAAGGATTACATAATAGAGTGTCAG TCATATGATGGTGGTTTTGGGTTGATTCCTGGTTCGGAATCACATGGTGAGTGGACACAATTGTGTATGATCTTGGCATCTGCTTGA